A DNA window from Choristoneura fumiferana chromosome 2, NRCan_CFum_1, whole genome shotgun sequence contains the following coding sequences:
- the LOC141441665 gene encoding uncharacterized protein isoform X1 produces MMACVENIPPVHADSEREEGEIVDELDELSDISSEEEFLLRQRLQVLENYNNVLERKKAKRSSIGPGKNGRHNDALLCDLSEISATELEEPYVYKDNKEQRHLKSYHRPKRRKDPSSVSHPAKREHRKKSHKSKKKIVLSESSDESEDEYRNKRRKLANAVAVSKTNIDKTSLKARLTKMFLRSQNQEDEKLVLDSQTENQQVHFIDHPLEKIHGQDASIGLLKDLKKDNLMHAARLLESVDLCSDTEVKNDGINANFEKKPFDNIDTVDSATKVVSNGENIIINKTQTTRDSDEDLELLREHALKTKASKAKIVSEKSLSGKEDVKQKEYIEDKNILLISEDEDSDTAELRTICLKSALLKRAIEIKQKQKLRKRLSQSSNLNDELMNDQTEYMNQIMSENNTDIESVDMDIGSDVDDKNKEYSIEPLMPTDSDVIASTESNVQGIKKSNEDELEEDEDLLRAKLLTSLSKNLPNLVDPNIIKNIKHTEIPKKDAEIEKQVNNLPEEKRFIISLGNSDSEGEHEATKNLTKMHMKLSEQVDFQQKLDLFLKSTRMQVEKGSLPDVVQQPLVTPAPKPKEKFVPKTVKHLPKSEQIEYKNLVKRMAELEKMKNARQSSLNINKGNPLPKDTLKPRNVTIESQKLTENVLNEQIALSRKTIAEESAKVLKLKEEAMNLSQKYKIVATELRNIATAITFNKREQKSAQIRLSKIRAQHQLLLNSSTTSKHSIMNGNLVHNARVTQKLVPTTNKRLQKENNPKEDVKNPKILKSVQVSVVNDLKEEENVPNPRLSIHVEVTNNKKTVKIPQSPVKDHNYAIENSIEPRINDDSKNILVGNTKEIQDSKEIKVSSWGSKSKTKEVDDYTSPLQALGTANWEEDPNGVLCPFDVGGNCKDPDCRYLHPKIQPVQ; encoded by the exons ATGATGGCTTGCGTTGAGAACATTCCACCAGTTCACGCTGATTCCGAAAGAGAAGAAGGGGAAATAGTAGACGAATTGGACGAACTATCGGACATTTCATCGGAAGAAGAATTTCTTCTCCGTCAAAGATTGCAAGTGCTTGAGAATTACAACAATGTCCTTGAACGCAAGAAAGCTAAGAGATCGTCAATTGGGCCAG GTAAAAATGGCAGACACAATGATGCATTGTTATGTGATCTTTCTGAGATATCAGCCACAGAATTGGAAGAACCATATGTTTACAAAGATAATAAAGAACAGAGGCACTTAAAATCATATCACAGACCAAAGAGAAGAAAAGATCCTTCATCTGTTAGTCACCCAGCAAAAAGAGAACACAGAAAGAAATCTcataaaagtaagaaaaaaatagttttgtcAGAGTCAAGTGATGAGTCTGAGGATGaatatagaaataaaagaagaaaactGGCAAATGCTGTGGCAGTTAGTAAAACAAATATTGATAAAACATCTTTAAAAGCTAGGCTGACTAAAATGTTCCTTAGATCACAGAACCAAGAAGATGAAAAATTGGTTCTAGACTCGCAAACTGAAAACCAACAAGTACATTTTATTGATCATCcattagaaaaaatacatgGCCAAGATGCTTCCATTGGCTTactaaaagatttaaaaaaagataatttaatGCATGCTGCCAGATTACTGGAATCTGTAGACTTATGCTCTGATACTGAAGTCAAAAATGACGGAATTAATGCTAACTTTGAGAAAAAACCTTTCGATAATATTGACACCGTAGACTCGGCTACAAAAGTGGTTTCTAATGgcgaaaatataataattaataaaacacaGACTACAAGAGATTCCGATGAAGACTTAGAATTACTCAGAGAGCATGCCTTGAAAACGAAAGCTTCTAAGGCAAAAATAGTAAGTGAAAAAAGCCTTTCAGGGAAAGAAGATGTAAAGCAAAAGGAATATATTgaggataaaaatattttattaatatcagAAGATGAAGACAGCGATACAGCTGAACTTCGTACGATATGCCTCAAGTCTGCTTTACTAAAAAGAGCTATTGAAATTAAGCAAAAGCAAAAACTCAGAAAGAGACTTTCACAGTCTTCCAATTTAAATGATGAACTTATGAATGATCAGACTGAATACATGAATCAAATCATGTCCGAAAATAATACAGATATAGAATCTGTTGATATGGATATTGGTTCTGATGTAGAtgataagaataaagaatactCTATTGAACCTCTTATGCCTACTGATTCAGATGTAATTGCTTCTACAGAAAGCAATGTACAAGGCATCAAAAAATCTAATGAAGATGAACTGGAAGAAGACGAAGATCTGTTACGTGCCAAACTATTAACTTCATTAAGTAAAAACTTGCCTAATCTTGTAGATCctaacattataaaaaatataaaacatactGAAATACCAAAAAAAGATGCAGAGATTGAAAAACAGGTGAATAATCTTCCAGAAGAGAAAAGATTCATAATTAGTCTTGGAAACTCTGATTCGGAAGGTGAACATGAAGCTACCAAGAATTTAACTAAAATGCATATGAAATTATCTGAGCAAGTAGATTTTCAACAAAAGCTAGATTTGTTTTTGAAGTCAACGCGCATGCAGGTCGAGAAAGGCTCGCTACCTGATGTAGTGCAACAGCCACTAGTGACGCCAGCACCAAAGCCGAAGGAGAAGTTTGTTCCAAAG actGTAAAACATCTTCCTAAATCGGAACAAATAGAATACAAAAATTTAGTTAAAAGAATGGCCGAGTTAGAGAAAATGAAAAATGCGAGACAGTCGTCtcttaatataaataaaggaAATCCACTTCCTAAAGATACTCTGAAGCCTCGTAATGTCACTATAGAAAGTCAAAAACTGACTGAAAATGTTTTAAACGAGCAAATAGCATTATCAAG aaaaaCTATAGCAGAAGAATCAGCTAAAGTACTCAAACTGAAAGAAGAAGCTATGAACCTATCACAGAAGTATAAGATAGTTGCTACGGAATTGCGCAATATTGCAACAGCTATTACTTTCAACAAAAGAGAACAAAAATCTGCTCAAATTAGACTGTCGAAGATAAGAGCCCAGCATCAACTACTTTTAAACAG ctCAACAACTTCCAAACATTCCATAATGAATGGTAACTTAGTCCATAATGCTCGAGTTACACAAAAATTAGTACCAACAACCAATAAACGATTGCAAAAAGAGAACAACCCCAAAGAAGAcgtaaaaaatccaaaaatacTGAAATCTGTTCAAGTGAGCGTCGTGAATGActtaaaagaagaagaaaacgtTCCAAATCCTAGGTTATCAATTCATGTAGAAGTTACCAATAACAAAAAGACTGTTAAAATTCCCCAAAGCCCAGTAAAAGACCACAATTATGCTATAGAAAATAGTATAGAACCTAGAATAAACGATGATAGCAAAAATATCTTAGTAGGTAACACGAAAGAAATACAAGATAGTAAAGAGATAAAGGTCTCATCCTGGGGtagcaaaagcaaaacaaaggAAGTTGATGATTACACATCACCTCTGCAAGCTTTGGGCACTGCAAA tTGGGAGGAGGATCCGAATGGTGTGCTGTGCCCGTTCGATGTTGGCGGCAATTGCAAAGATCCCGATTGCAGATACTTGCATCCCAAAATACAGCCCGTACAATGA
- the LOC141441665 gene encoding uncharacterized protein isoform X2: protein MMACVENIPPVHADSEREEGEIVDELDELSDISSEEEFLLRQRLQVLENYNNVLERKKAKRSSIGPGKNGRHNDALLCDLSEISATELEEPYVYKDNKEQRHLKSYHRPKRRKDPSSVSHPAKREHRKKSHKSKKKIVLSESSDESEDEYRNKRRKLANAVAVSKTNIDKTSLKARLTKMFLRSQNQEDEKLVLDSQTENQQVHFIDHPLEKIHGQDASIGLLKDLKKDNLMHAARLLESVDLCSDTEVKNDGINANFEKKPFDNIDTVDSATKVVSNGENIIINKTQTTRDSDEDLELLREHALKTKASKAKIVSEKSLSGKEDVKQKEYIEDKNILLISEDEDSDTAELRTICLKSALLKRAIEIKQKQKLRKRLSQSSNLNDELMNDQTEYMNQIMSENNTDIESVDMDIGSDVDDKNKEYSIEPLMPTDSDVIASTESNVQGIKKSNEDELEEDEDLLRAKLLTSLSKNLPNLVDPNIIKNIKHTEIPKKDAEIEKQVNNLPEEKRFIISLGNSDSEGEHEATKNLTKMHMKLSEQVDFQQKLDLFLKSTRMQVEKGSLPDVVQQPLVTPAPKPKEKFVPKTVKHLPKSEQIEYKNLVKRMAELEKMKNARQSSLNINKGNPLPKDTLKPRNVTIESQKLTENVLNEQIALSRKTIAEESAKVLKLKEEAMNLSQKYKIVATELRNIATAITFNKREQKSAQIRLSKIRAQHQLLLNSSTTSKHSIMNGNLVHNARVTQKLVPTTNKRLQKENNPKEDVKNPKILKSVQVSVVNDLKEEENVPNPRLSIHVEVTNNKKTVKIPQSPVKDHNYAIENSIEPRINDDSKNILVGNTKEIQDSKEIKVSSWGSKSKTKEVDDYTSPLQALGTAKCIHRKSRKCACFNYRFRQFQ, encoded by the exons ATGATGGCTTGCGTTGAGAACATTCCACCAGTTCACGCTGATTCCGAAAGAGAAGAAGGGGAAATAGTAGACGAATTGGACGAACTATCGGACATTTCATCGGAAGAAGAATTTCTTCTCCGTCAAAGATTGCAAGTGCTTGAGAATTACAACAATGTCCTTGAACGCAAGAAAGCTAAGAGATCGTCAATTGGGCCAG GTAAAAATGGCAGACACAATGATGCATTGTTATGTGATCTTTCTGAGATATCAGCCACAGAATTGGAAGAACCATATGTTTACAAAGATAATAAAGAACAGAGGCACTTAAAATCATATCACAGACCAAAGAGAAGAAAAGATCCTTCATCTGTTAGTCACCCAGCAAAAAGAGAACACAGAAAGAAATCTcataaaagtaagaaaaaaatagttttgtcAGAGTCAAGTGATGAGTCTGAGGATGaatatagaaataaaagaagaaaactGGCAAATGCTGTGGCAGTTAGTAAAACAAATATTGATAAAACATCTTTAAAAGCTAGGCTGACTAAAATGTTCCTTAGATCACAGAACCAAGAAGATGAAAAATTGGTTCTAGACTCGCAAACTGAAAACCAACAAGTACATTTTATTGATCATCcattagaaaaaatacatgGCCAAGATGCTTCCATTGGCTTactaaaagatttaaaaaaagataatttaatGCATGCTGCCAGATTACTGGAATCTGTAGACTTATGCTCTGATACTGAAGTCAAAAATGACGGAATTAATGCTAACTTTGAGAAAAAACCTTTCGATAATATTGACACCGTAGACTCGGCTACAAAAGTGGTTTCTAATGgcgaaaatataataattaataaaacacaGACTACAAGAGATTCCGATGAAGACTTAGAATTACTCAGAGAGCATGCCTTGAAAACGAAAGCTTCTAAGGCAAAAATAGTAAGTGAAAAAAGCCTTTCAGGGAAAGAAGATGTAAAGCAAAAGGAATATATTgaggataaaaatattttattaatatcagAAGATGAAGACAGCGATACAGCTGAACTTCGTACGATATGCCTCAAGTCTGCTTTACTAAAAAGAGCTATTGAAATTAAGCAAAAGCAAAAACTCAGAAAGAGACTTTCACAGTCTTCCAATTTAAATGATGAACTTATGAATGATCAGACTGAATACATGAATCAAATCATGTCCGAAAATAATACAGATATAGAATCTGTTGATATGGATATTGGTTCTGATGTAGAtgataagaataaagaatactCTATTGAACCTCTTATGCCTACTGATTCAGATGTAATTGCTTCTACAGAAAGCAATGTACAAGGCATCAAAAAATCTAATGAAGATGAACTGGAAGAAGACGAAGATCTGTTACGTGCCAAACTATTAACTTCATTAAGTAAAAACTTGCCTAATCTTGTAGATCctaacattataaaaaatataaaacatactGAAATACCAAAAAAAGATGCAGAGATTGAAAAACAGGTGAATAATCTTCCAGAAGAGAAAAGATTCATAATTAGTCTTGGAAACTCTGATTCGGAAGGTGAACATGAAGCTACCAAGAATTTAACTAAAATGCATATGAAATTATCTGAGCAAGTAGATTTTCAACAAAAGCTAGATTTGTTTTTGAAGTCAACGCGCATGCAGGTCGAGAAAGGCTCGCTACCTGATGTAGTGCAACAGCCACTAGTGACGCCAGCACCAAAGCCGAAGGAGAAGTTTGTTCCAAAG actGTAAAACATCTTCCTAAATCGGAACAAATAGAATACAAAAATTTAGTTAAAAGAATGGCCGAGTTAGAGAAAATGAAAAATGCGAGACAGTCGTCtcttaatataaataaaggaAATCCACTTCCTAAAGATACTCTGAAGCCTCGTAATGTCACTATAGAAAGTCAAAAACTGACTGAAAATGTTTTAAACGAGCAAATAGCATTATCAAG aaaaaCTATAGCAGAAGAATCAGCTAAAGTACTCAAACTGAAAGAAGAAGCTATGAACCTATCACAGAAGTATAAGATAGTTGCTACGGAATTGCGCAATATTGCAACAGCTATTACTTTCAACAAAAGAGAACAAAAATCTGCTCAAATTAGACTGTCGAAGATAAGAGCCCAGCATCAACTACTTTTAAACAG ctCAACAACTTCCAAACATTCCATAATGAATGGTAACTTAGTCCATAATGCTCGAGTTACACAAAAATTAGTACCAACAACCAATAAACGATTGCAAAAAGAGAACAACCCCAAAGAAGAcgtaaaaaatccaaaaatacTGAAATCTGTTCAAGTGAGCGTCGTGAATGActtaaaagaagaagaaaacgtTCCAAATCCTAGGTTATCAATTCATGTAGAAGTTACCAATAACAAAAAGACTGTTAAAATTCCCCAAAGCCCAGTAAAAGACCACAATTATGCTATAGAAAATAGTATAGAACCTAGAATAAACGATGATAGCAAAAATATCTTAGTAGGTAACACGAAAGAAATACAAGATAGTAAAGAGATAAAGGTCTCATCCTGGGGtagcaaaagcaaaacaaaggAAGTTGATGATTACACATCACCTCTGCAAGCTTTGGGCACTGCAAA GTGTATTCATAGAAAGTCAAGAAAATGTGCATGTTTCAATTATCGCTTTCGTCAATTTCAATAA
- the LOC141445469 gene encoding uncharacterized protein: MSTSQVLPSATATKQQLIEGWKRGEIIMNEYKDMFMNQYLLSLRERYRHSPKQPRVKAHDRPSLGDIVQLKGESKNRLNWKVGQIVELVKGADGQCRVAKVKIGNTIFNRSIGHLYPLEIDETERPGNLSCNNIEPETSSRLCNSNIEENMDAPVEMIGEEVTDLQPEADVMDVIDANTDMTQTMKETIESTDKTNENMDVTDDNDNMEQSIEGNQKRVAAVRALEKIREWTSHLMTTLTL, translated from the coding sequence ATGTCAACAAGTCAAGTCTTACCttcagctacagctactaaacAACAACTTATTGAAGGATGGAAACGTGGAGAAATAATAATGAACGAGTACAAAGACATGTTTATGAACCAGTACTTACTAAGCCTAAGAGAACGCTACAGACACTCACCTAAACAACCTAGAGTCAAGGCTCATGATCGACCTAGTTTAGGCGATATTGTACAATTAAAAGGTGAATCTAAAAACAGACTAAACTGGAAAGTGGGACAGATTGTTGAACTAGTTAAGGGTGCAGACGGACAATGTAGAGTTGCAAAAGTGAAGATTGGTAATACTATATTCAATAGATCCATCGGACATCTGTATCCCTTGGAAATTGACGAAACTGAAAGACCTGGGAATCTGTCTTGCAACAATATAGAACCTGAAACAAGCTCAAGACTATGTAATTCAAACATAGAGGAAAATATGGATGCACCAGTAGAGATGATTGGAGAAGAAGTTACAGACTTACAGCCAGAGGCTGATGTTATGGATGTAATAGATGCGAACACGGATATGACGCAAACTATGAAAGAGACCATTGAGAGCACAGATAAGACAAATGAAAACATGGATGTGAcagatgataatgataacatgGAACAGTCTATAGAAGGAAACCAAAAACGAGTTGCTGCAGTTCGAGCTCTGGAAAAGATCAGAGAATGGACGAGCCACCTGATGACTACATTAACACTTTAG
- the LOC141445470 gene encoding uncharacterized protein: MEEIYLNRLSTFASNIKDLSDKALSLYSSSSWNNNQLEQARITVSKLTSILNRFNTELYQYFNQSVCPNADEVSILTSIQLEGEEALAELNTKVQANKDPQPSTSNLNSFRGKLPELHLPSFKGDVLEWFQFWDQFSSNIDQRNLRDVDKLLYLKASLKGEARTVIDGLETTNDNYKIAVTTLKERYGKGVKIIDAHYSTLYKLERAQKSEDCRKTLDAIERHLRVLRSLGENTDHNHLRFLIMEKFPQDIIYEMKMKMSADTIEEMRKHLDIIISAREDAKGASESTSKEIHYTTETLHVKDNSSKKFFNNSRFNRNGNKGYKNFRPSTSTFNNCSIVRKRQHEPKMESTDETYNKRQKFTCVFCHEAHYNDKCTKFKTMSERKSRLQNRCYNCFEFGHRANLCKRKNTCPHCGKYGHHNRALCPKNLHNGQEPTKTIEM; this comes from the coding sequence ATGgaggaaatatatttaaatagacTGTCCACATTTGCAAGCAATATTAAAGATTTGTCTGATAAAGCTCTCAGTTTGTACTCATCCAGTTCATGGAATAACAATCAGCTTGAACAAGCTAGAATTACAGTTTCGAAATTGACATCCATATTAAATAGATTCAACACCGAATTATACCAATATTTTAACCAGTCTGTCTGTCCAAATGCCGATGAAGTATCTATTCTCACTTCCATACAGTTAGAAGGAGAAGAAGCATTAGCCGAACTTAATACTAAAGTACAAGCCAACAAGGATCCTCAACCATCAACTTCAAACTTGAACAGCTTCAGAGGCAAACTACCGGAATTACATTTACCCTCATTTAAGGGAGACGTTTTGGAATGGTTCCAATTTTGGGATCAGTTCAGCTCCAACATAGATCAACGAAACCTTCGTGATGTTGACAAACTTTTATACCTGAAGGCTTCTCTTAAGGGTGAAGCAAGGACGGTGATCGACGGTTTAGAGACTACAAATGATAATTACAAGATCGCTGTAACCACTTTAAAGGAAAGATATGGGAAAGgagttaaaataattgatgCACATTACTCCACGCTCTATAAATTGGAGAGAGCTCAAAAATCAGAAGATTGCAGGAAAACTTTGGACGCGATTGAGAGACATCTCAGAGTACTGCGCTCGCTGGGAGAAAACACAGATCATAATCATCTGCGATTTTTAATCATGGAGAAGTTTCCTCAAGACAtcatttatgaaatgaaaatgaagatgAGTGCAGACACTATTGAAGAAATGAGGAAGCAccttgatataattatttcAGCAAGAGAAGATGCAAAAGGAGCGTCTGAATCCACAAGCAAGGAAATTCATTACACAACTGAAACGTTACATGTAAAGGACAATAGCTCTAAGAAATTCTTCAATAACTCCAGATTTAACCGGAATGGAAATAAGGGTTACAAGAATTTCAGGCCTAGCACGTCTACATTCAATAACTGTTCTATTGTAAGAAAGAGACAGCATGAGCCTAAGATGGAGTCAACTGATGAAACTTATAACAAGAGACAGAAGTTTACTTGTGTATTCTGTCATGAGGCTCATTATAATGATaaatgtacaaaattcaagactatgTCTGAAAGGAAATCGAGGCTTCAAAACCGATGCTACaattgttttgaatttggacACAGAGCTAATTTATGCAAAAGGAAAAATACTTGCCCTCACTGTGGTAAATATGGACACCATAACAGAGCACTTTGTCCAAAGAATTTACATAATGGTCAAGAACCTACAAAAACGATAGAGATGTAA